The DNA sequence AAAATTGCAAAATTTACGGCTTTGACGTTAGTGAGCCTATGATACGCGAGGCGAAAGCCTTAGTATCGGCAAGTGGAAAAGACAGGCAGATTTCGCTGATTTGTGAAGATATTACAAAAATAAACTTTGAAAAAACGTCTTTTGTCGTACTTAATCTGACTTTGCAATTCATAAAACCGAAAGAGAGAGAAGCGCTTCTTAATAAAATTTATTCGTCGCTTACGGATGGCGGCGTTTTAATTTTAACCGAAAAAGTGAGCGATATAACACCAAACGACTTCTTTACCGATATATATTACGATTTTAAGCGCGCAAACGGCTACAACGAAACTGAGATTTCCGTGAAACGCGCCGCTCTCGAAAACGTCTTGATAAGCGATAGCGAAGAGGCTCACATCGAACGTCTGAAGCGCGTTGGTTTCAAAAAAGTACATCGTTGGTTTCAGGCGTTAAACTTCCGCTCGTACATAGCCGTAAAACAAATATAACAAATAAAATGCTTTTTTTCCACATCTTTGATGGCAAATATTATTTTGTAGTGAGATTGCTATAAAATATTTGAGATATTAATGAAATGGAGGAATTGTTTTATGGATGTCTCTTTTGTAAACCCGTTTTTGAAAGCGACTAACGACACTTTTAAAATGATGTTGAATATGGAAGCAACAATGGAAAAGCCGATTGTCAAGGCAGGCGGTGGCGACCATCATTACGACGTATCAGGCGTTATAGGACTTTCAGGAGAAGCGCAAGGAACTATTGCTATAAGTTTCACAAAAATTACAGCTCTTAAAGTCGCTTCCAAAATGCTTGGCTCGGAACTTAAAATAATAGGTCCCGATCTTACTGACGCTATTGGTGAAATTGCAAACATTATTGCGGGTTATGCAAAGCAGTATCTTACGCAATACAAGGTTTCTATCAGTTTGCCGAACGTGGTCATAGGAAGCAGGCACGAACTTGTTTCTCCGACTGCGACAAAAACTGTTGTTGTTCCTTTCAAGTGCGAAGTCGGCGAATTTGCCATAGAAGTTTCGTTGAAAACAAAGTAAACAAATAGTATGGACGACCGCCTTGGTCGCCCATACCTTACGTGTTATTCTGCGTTTGTTTCTTGCGTTATTGTTTGCGCATCTTCTATTTTTGTTTCACTGTCTGCAAGCGGCAATCCGTTATATCCACCATTATTTTGAAGTGTTTCTCTCTCTTGAGGTCTTGCTGTACGCACGACTTGCTGAGGTCTCGACGGTTCGCCTCTCTCGTTTAATACGGGAATATCGCTGTTAAGCGCAACGGGATTCTGCATCCAAGCGATAAGATTTGCGCCCGTTATTATGCGCACTTCGGGATATTGCAAAACGTAATTTACAAAA is a window from the Chitinivibrionia bacterium genome containing:
- a CDS encoding chemotaxis protein CheX, giving the protein MDVSFVNPFLKATNDTFKMMLNMEATMEKPIVKAGGGDHHYDVSGVIGLSGEAQGTIAISFTKITALKVASKMLGSELKIIGPDLTDAIGEIANIIAGYAKQYLTQYKVSISLPNVVIGSRHELVSPTATKTVVVPFKCEVGEFAIEVSLKTK
- the cmoA gene encoding carboxy-S-adenosyl-L-methionine synthase CmoA, which produces MRDTVFRQEHPEIAEFAFDEKVAAVFADMLKRSVPGYGTIISMIAVMAKKYAQPNTVIYDLGCSLGAASLAIAKNIEQENCKIYGFDVSEPMIREAKALVSASGKDRQISLICEDITKINFEKTSFVVLNLTLQFIKPKEREALLNKIYSSLTDGGVLILTEKVSDITPNDFFTDIYYDFKRANGYNETEISVKRAALENVLISDSEEAHIERLKRVGFKKVHRWFQALNFRSYIAVKQI